One Chryseobacterium sp. 7 genomic window carries:
- a CDS encoding C-type lectin domain-containing protein yields the protein MKKAILFMILPFASNAQVGINTNTPTKTLDINGELRIRTLPVGVAADDILSTDANGNIRKVSRTDLSGGSSSGFNNSILGYDPKPVAIRPQPPGALPGGGTATELGCKKWSGNNHTYCAYQLSQAINWFNAYSFGKQMGGYLVTMPNDAERTWVNTNIVASGTGYNLANNVWIGFNKIQRPGNPDQLQWITGEEFRINWSTNPATTENWFNPGEPNNSGGVEGATHIFAASANAERRWNDLNGGLTANSSISMNQLIIEFNE from the coding sequence ATGAAAAAAGCTATCTTATTTATGATTTTACCGTTTGCTTCAAATGCTCAAGTTGGGATTAACACAAACACTCCTACAAAAACACTTGACATAAACGGAGAACTAAGAATCCGTACTTTACCTGTAGGAGTAGCAGCTGATGATATTCTCTCTACTGATGCCAATGGTAACATAAGAAAGGTTTCCAGAACGGATCTTAGTGGCGGATCATCATCTGGGTTCAACAACTCTATTTTGGGATATGATCCTAAACCCGTAGCTATAAGACCTCAACCACCAGGTGCGTTACCTGGAGGCGGTACAGCCACTGAGCTTGGATGCAAGAAATGGTCTGGCAACAATCACACCTATTGTGCTTATCAGCTTTCGCAGGCTATCAACTGGTTCAATGCCTACAGTTTTGGAAAACAAATGGGCGGATATCTGGTAACTATGCCGAATGATGCCGAAAGAACCTGGGTGAATACTAATATTGTGGCTTCAGGGACAGGTTATAATCTGGCTAACAATGTATGGATAGGTTTTAATAAAATTCAGAGGCCGGGAAATCCAGATCAACTTCAGTGGATTACGGGAGAAGAATTTAGAATTAACTGGTCTACCAATCCTGCCACTACAGAAAACTGGTTTAATCCCGGGGAGCCTAACAATTCGGGAGGCGTAGAAGGAGCCACACACATATTTGCTGCCAGTGCCAATGCTGAAAGAAGATGGAATGATTTAAATGGCGGGTTGACTGCCAATTCCAGCATTTCTATGAACCAGCTTATTATTGAGTTTAATGAATAA
- a CDS encoding C-type lectin domain-containing protein: protein MKRSILLFIILPYFSIAQVGINTNTPTKAFDINGELRTRTLPQGIATDDILSADTNGNVRKITRTDISGGTASGFNNSILGYDPKPVATRPQPPGAVPGGGTATEIGCKKWTGNNHTYCAYQLSQGINWFNAYSFGKQMGGYLVTMPNDAERIWVATNIVASGTGYNLANNIWIGFNKIQRPGNPDRLQWITGEEFRMNWSTNPATTENWFATGEPNNSGGTEGSTHIYNTTGNAERRWNDLSGATTTFTGSAMNQLIIEYSE, encoded by the coding sequence ATGAAAAGATCAATTTTACTATTCATTATCTTACCTTATTTTTCAATTGCTCAAGTTGGAATTAATACAAATACTCCTACCAAAGCATTTGATATCAACGGAGAACTAAGAACCCGTACATTACCTCAAGGTATTGCCACTGATGATATACTGTCTGCCGATACCAATGGAAATGTAAGGAAGATTACCCGGACCGACATTAGCGGAGGAACTGCATCAGGATTCAATAATTCTATTTTAGGATATGATCCGAAACCAGTTGCCACAAGACCTCAGCCGCCTGGTGCTGTACCGGGAGGTGGTACAGCCACTGAGATTGGATGCAAAAAATGGACAGGAAATAATCATACCTATTGTGCTTATCAGCTTTCACAGGGGATTAACTGGTTCAATGCCTACAGCTTCGGAAAGCAAATGGGAGGTTATCTGGTGACGATGCCTAACGATGCGGAAAGGATCTGGGTTGCCACTAATATTGTAGCTTCGGGAACGGGTTATAATTTGGCTAATAATATATGGATTGGCTTTAATAAAATTCAGAGACCTGGAAATCCGGACAGGCTTCAATGGATTACCGGAGAAGAATTCAGAATGAACTGGTCTACCAACCCTGCCACCACAGAAAATTGGTTTGCTACGGGAGAACCAAATAATTCCGGGGGAACTGAAGGATCTACTCACATTTATAATACCACCGGAAACGCAGAAAGAAGATGGAATGACTTAAGCGGGGCAACCACCACTTTTACCGGTTCTGCGATGAACCAGCTCATTATTGAATACAGTGAATAA